The candidate division KSB1 bacterium genome includes a region encoding these proteins:
- a CDS encoding FGGY family carbohydrate kinase, which produces MSLLGLDIGTTGCKAMVFGREGGMLGHAYREYDITTPHPGWAEQDGEAVFQLACQCIADAVRQAHSDPVETLALSCQGEAVAPVDHTGKLLRPFILGMDTRTVQENQELEEQFGSEQLFRMTGMPVHTINTLPKLLWLKKNEPDIWRKAARFCLYEDFIINRLCGRPMISACLASRTQLFDIRTGNWSEKILDDCGIDPQLLSPVAGEKEFLTTLPVWQKIGLKDVKVFAGGHDQACAALGAGVVYPGQAMVSTGTAEVVEVVMNTPNLDDSLRIGGISVYRHVVPNRFVAMTLNHSGGLSLRWFRDVLGDAEKAEAARTNRDAYDLLLEKAPVGPSDLFVLPHFSGSGTPTLDVHSRAAILGLTFRTRKADIAKALLEGLTFELEQNLALLRQAGIEIRELRAVGGGAKSDLWLQLKADICCVKVHQLKVTDAACLGAALAAGIGCGIYSSEDEGIRLHVAICRRFEPDSVRAQQYRRRIQLYRQIYPLLKDFFNQMN; this is translated from the coding sequence ATGTCGCTTTTGGGATTGGATATTGGGACAACCGGCTGCAAAGCCATGGTCTTTGGCCGTGAAGGCGGAATGCTCGGCCATGCTTACCGAGAATATGACATAACAACGCCTCATCCCGGTTGGGCGGAGCAGGATGGTGAGGCGGTTTTTCAATTAGCCTGCCAATGTATTGCAGATGCGGTACGACAGGCTCATTCCGATCCTGTGGAAACGCTCGCTTTATCGTGTCAAGGAGAAGCCGTAGCGCCGGTAGATCACACAGGAAAACTGCTGCGGCCTTTTATTCTCGGCATGGACACGCGCACGGTGCAGGAAAATCAGGAACTAGAGGAACAGTTCGGCTCCGAGCAGCTGTTTCGAATGACCGGCATGCCGGTGCACACGATCAATACCCTGCCGAAACTGCTCTGGCTCAAGAAAAATGAGCCGGATATTTGGCGAAAAGCAGCCCGCTTTTGCTTGTATGAAGATTTCATCATCAATCGACTTTGCGGGCGACCGATGATCAGCGCCTGCCTTGCCTCGCGGACACAACTGTTCGACATTCGCACCGGCAATTGGTCTGAAAAGATTCTGGACGACTGTGGAATCGATCCGCAGCTTCTTTCTCCTGTAGCGGGTGAAAAGGAATTTCTAACGACGTTGCCGGTCTGGCAAAAAATAGGATTAAAAGATGTCAAGGTTTTTGCCGGAGGCCACGATCAGGCCTGCGCAGCTTTAGGTGCGGGTGTCGTATACCCTGGCCAAGCCATGGTTTCAACCGGTACGGCCGAAGTCGTTGAAGTCGTAATGAATACCCCTAATTTGGATGATTCTTTGCGTATCGGCGGCATTTCCGTCTACCGGCATGTCGTTCCCAACCGTTTCGTCGCCATGACGCTCAATCACTCGGGCGGTCTATCGCTGCGCTGGTTCCGAGATGTATTGGGCGATGCGGAAAAAGCAGAGGCAGCAAGAACCAATCGCGATGCCTATGACCTTTTGCTGGAAAAGGCGCCCGTCGGTCCAAGCGATTTATTTGTCCTGCCGCATTTCAGCGGCAGCGGTACGCCGACGCTTGATGTGCATTCCCGCGCCGCCATTCTCGGCCTGACTTTTCGAACGCGGAAAGCCGATATTGCCAAAGCACTTTTGGAAGGCCTGACGTTCGAGCTTGAACAGAATCTGGCGCTGCTGCGCCAAGCCGGCATTGAAATTCGCGAGCTGCGCGCCGTCGGCGGCGGCGCCAAAAGCGATTTGTGGCTGCAGCTGAAAGCGGATATCTGCTGCGTCAAGGTTCACCAATTGAAGGTTACGGATGCCGCTTGCCTCGGAGCAGCGCTTGCTGCCGGTATCGGATGCGGAATTTACAGCTCGGAAGATGAAGGCATTCGTCTGCATGTAGCGATCTGCCGCCGGTTCGAGCCCGATTCCGTTCGAGCCCAACAATACCGCCGGAGAATACAGCTTTACAGGCAGATCTATCCGCTCCTGAAAGATTTTTTTAACCAGATGAACTGA